The Dyadobacter sp. 676 DNA window AGTACATGAGTGGCGATAATCTAAAATGAATGGCGGTATGCCGGGAATAATGATCTTTCTTAATTTTGCGGCGTATGGCAAAAAAGAAAACCCGCTCGTCAGGAAGTAAAGTGAAGTATCTGAAACCGCTCCCTGCGAAGGGCTGGGCCATTATCGCGGCCATCGTAGCGGTGGTCGGCGGATTGATCTGGTGGAGTGACAAAACCGATGAGAACCAGTGGGAGTTCATCAGCAAATTCGGGATTAAACTGCCGTTACGCTACGCCGTCCATGGGATCGATGTTTCGCACCATAATGCGAGAATCAATTGGGACAAACTCAAAAAGGCCCGCTCAGGCAATGTCGGTATCGATTTTGTGTACATCAAAGCGACCGAGGGCGCTACGCATCTCGACAGACAGTTCAAGCGAAACTGGGCGGAAGCGAAAAGGGTAGGGATGAAACGAGGGGCCTATCACTTTTATAATCCGCGCGTAATGTCCGATCGCCAGGCAGATAATTTTATCGGTCAGGTAAGAATGGAGCCCGGCGACCTGCCGCCGGTGCTGGACCTTGAAGTAAATGGCGGCAAGCCCGACGACATCATTATCAAGGGTGTCCGGAACTGGCTTACCCTTATCGAGGCGCATTACGGTGTAAAGCCCATTATTTACGTCAACGAGCATTATTACAAAAAATACATCGCCGGTAACTTCGACGAATATCCCCTCTGGCTCGCGGGTTACTCGCGCACGCACCTGAACGACCTCGCATCCGACGCGCACGTGCTGTTCTGGCAGCACAGCGAAAAAGGCTGGGTGGACGGCATCCGCGGTTTTGTGGATTACAATGTATACCTGCATGAACGCACGGATTGGGAAAATTTGGCGGATCGCTAATGATTTAATCGTTACCCTCGTCCCGACTGTAGGTTAGGGACGAAAAAAGGCTTCAATTTTGACAAGCGATAATATAAGCTATATTTTCACACCTATAAATGTAAATCGGCTATGAAGAGAATTTCTGTATTGCTAATGCTTCTTACCGCGATGAGTTGCAGTAAGACCGAACCGGTACCTGAGGACATGACCCGATTCCTTGTCGGAACTTACCGCCTGCAGTACGTTACGAACTTAGGCGATGAAAGAAAATATGAATGGGTCGTAGAGAAAGAGTCGGGGAATACCGTTAAAGTGCGTATGACTCGCATTGACACGCCGTGGCGCCAGGGAACCGTGTTGATTTCGCAGGATTCTGTGTCAGATGTCAAAATAGTCAGTACGCATTTGCTGAAATTCTCATTGCAAAAGGATAAAAGTTACCCGGTGGATGTGGAAGGCACGCTCTATCAGGGCAAGCTTTTCGTAACCAGCGATTTTTACAAAATTGACACTGGCTTCGCGAGTGATGCGATTCCATTTATCAAGCAATGACGAGGGACGGGATGTGCAATCCAGTCCGGAGTTTTAAATATGCCGGAAAGTAATTTAGACTACTTTCCGGCATTATATATCAAACCAGCGGTTCCTGCTGGCTCAGGCAATGGAAGCTACCTTGCCCCCAAATGATTTCCGTAGCTAAAAGCGGAATGATTTTCTTCCCGTTAAATGCTTTTTCCAGAATATCGATCGCAATCTGGTCGTGCGGATTGTTGAATACCGGCACAATCACACCTGCATTGCAGATCAAAAAGTTGGCATAGGAGCCCGGTGTACGGAAATCGTCGATAATGACCGCTTTCGGCATCGGAAGCTCGATGATATTTGGCTGTTTTCCGTTTAGCAGGCGCATTTCTTTCAGCATTTCCAGGTTGGTGTTCAAAACCGCGAAATTCTCGTCGGAGCGATCAGTTTCTACGCACGCTACGATCGTATCTTCGTTTACAAAACGCGTGGTATCGTCAATATGGCCGTCGGTGTCGTCGCCGACAATGCCGTCTTCGACCCACAAAACCTGCTCGATGCCGTAGTAATCACATAATATTTGCTCGATTTGCCCCTGTTTCAAATGCGGGTTGCGGTTTGGGTTCAGCAGGCACGATTTGCTGGTAAGGAGGCTGCCGGCGCCATTAAATTCCACCGAGCCGCCTTCCATAATGATCCCCGGGTTAACGACCGGGAGATTCAGATATTCCGCGACGGCACGCGGAGTGCGGTTGTCGTCGTCGTAAGGCGGATATTTGCCGCCCCAGGCGTTATGGCCCCAGTCGACGATCATTTTTTCGCCGGTTTCGGGGTTGACCACAAATGAAGGGCCGTGGTCGCGGCACCAGGCGTCGTTGGTAGGTTTTACAATAAATTCGATTTTAGCGAGATCGACGCCCGTTTTCACAAGTTCGCCGGTGATGAATTGCTTCAACGGCTCGTCGTGAGCGATAATGCCCACATTTTCGCCCTGACTGATCGCTTTGATAAACGCCAGGTATTGCGGCCGCATTTTAGCGAGCCTGTCGCCTTGCCACGAGGCGTCGTTATGCGGGAAAGTGAGCCAGGTAGCACGGTGCGGGGCCCATTCGGCGGGGAAAGTGAAACCCAGTTCGCGGGGTGTCGATGAAGCAATATTCGCTGTCACTGTATATTCAATGTATTTGTTCTGCTTTAAATAAAGTGCAAAGGTCGTAAAACCTTTTGAAGCAGGCCAGCAGCGGACGAAGTTTACGCATTGGAATACAAAAAAATAAAGCCCCGCGAACAGGGCTTTACCGGAATGGTGAGCAAATAATGAAATCAGTTGTTGGCAACCATCACGTTGTCGATCAGGTAGGTGCCGTCTACCGTTTCCAGGTTGTAGGCCTTACTGACCCGTCTGGCATTCGCCTGCACCGCGCCGACTTTCCAGGACGATACAAGCCCGGTCGAAGGCTCGTAATGATAAAGAATGTCGTTTTTCGCGAGCTTCTTCATGCGTTTTCTGCCGTGGTTGGTCTGCACTTTATGGTGCGGAGTAGCTTCGAGCATCAATGCAGGCACGATGGGCGAACCGGAAGGAGCATTTTCCTCCACCGGCCGCAAATACACCGCCGTTAATGGCGAGGTCGGCTGATTGAATACGTCGATCTGCTTCACCTGTGTGACCGTCGTTTTACCGTCTTTGCACGTCTTCACATGCTCGCCCACACGGACTTCCGCGATGGATTTGACGCTGCCGTCCGCCATGGTTACCGGTGCGCTGGCCGGGAAATACTTGCACCGTTTCGGGTTTTTTGCCATCCGGATCGTCGCCTGCGCCTGGATGCTGCTGACGGCCGTAATTTCGGTTTGGGCAAATACTGTGAGTGACAGGAGTGAAAAAATGCTGGTGGTCAGGACCTTCATGGAACGTTAGGTTATGACGATGCCTTCGACATTTTTACAAATACCTTGCTGAGCACGTTGGGTACCGCGCCGAGGCAGATCAGGATCAGGCCGGCAGTAATGAGCGTGGAGGTATGTGCAAAGAATGAACCGGAAGACAAAATGGCCAAAATTAATATCGTTGAGAATGGTAAAGAGAATGCAAGTAACAACACGGCAAGTTCCAGATCAAATGTTCTTTTTTCCTTAGCCATGCCTTTTGCGTCCTCCCGCAGGTTGAATGCGGAAATATGGGCGAGCGGCCAGAAGCTGGCGGCGCTCAACGGGATCACGATCGATAGCAATACCATATTCTGGTCGGTGATGTTCAGGACGTAAATCATTCCGGCGCTGATGAGCATCGTAATGCCCGCCCGGAAGAACAGTATACTTGCAACGATACGCTTCTTACCCTCTTTTAGTTGCACGGCCAGGCCGATAAAAAGCAACACGAGCGGCGTCATCATCGCGCTGGTTTTGTCAAAAATATCCACTACCAATGGCGGCAGCGAATTGTAATTGATGCCGAGGCTCAAAAGGATGATCGCAATCAGAATAAGCAGGTTAATAGGTTCCTGGAACATACTGGCGAAGAGGCTTTTCAACTTTCCACCCATCTTCATCTCCTTGTCGTCGCTGTTTTTAAGGAACATATTCATCGCCAGAATGTACAGCGAAATGAGTACGAAAAACTTGTTGCCGACATCCGCCAATGCGGCGATCGCAAGGCTTTTTTCTCCCAAAAACTCGGCAATGAATGGAAAACAGGACAGGCCCGGCGCCAGGGAAGGAATGAGCATCATCAGCGTGCGGCCGGTGGGGCTATTCTTTTCGATACCGAACAATGCGAATGCGAGCGGTGCGGAAAAGAACATCAGAAAGTTGAAAATCAGCGTAACGAGCGGGATTACGAACATCGACGAGTCGATGTCGATCTTCATCAATGAGATAAATATCGTCGAGGGCAACGCCACCGAGAGGATGATCTCCTTGATGCCGTTGGTTTGGTCCTTATTCTTGAATTTGCCTTTGAGTAACAGCCCCAAAGCAATTAATAATAACAGCGTAATGGTTTTTTGTAATGCGTCACTCATGGTCAGGAATATTTAGGTAATGGGAGTGTACCGAAGATTAAAGAGGGTATTGCGTTCGTGACGGTGCTGTAACGAGGTAGTAGTCAAGTAACGGGAGTGAAAATCTGTAACTTCTTGGTCAGGTGTTGTCAGGTGGTGTTCATTTTTAGTCAGGTGTTGTCATTTTTAGTCATGCGCTGTCATTTGTGGTCAAGTGTTGGTCGGAATGGTCATTAAAGGCTGTTTTCCTCTCAATAATGACCATTCTTGACCATTCCTGACTACAAATGACTAGGCCTGACACATATTTGACCGTAACAATTACGCCCCGTCAGCTCAGCGCCCCCAAAGCCCCCACAAACGCCTTCATCTCGTCCATCGTACCGATGCTGACGCGGCACCAGGGTTTGTTCTGGACGTCGAACGAGCGGACGGCGATGCCTTTGGCGGTCATTTTGCTGAGGAGCTCCTTGCCCGGAATACTGATCGGGAAGAGGACGAAGTTGGTGTATGACGGGATGTATTTGTAACCCATCTTGTCGAGGTTTTCGTAAAGGTATGTCTTGGCCTCGTGGTTCAGCTTGCGAGTATTGCCCTGGAAGTCCTTATCGTCCAAGCTGGCGGATGCGGCGAAAATAGAGGTGTAGGAAATACCCATTCCACCGCGGGTGATTTTGTTAATGCCTTCCAGGAACTCAGGCTGCGCGGCAATATATCCTACGCGGATCCCGGCCATACCCATGATTTTCGAGAATGTGCGGGCAATGATCACGTTCTTCTTTTGTCCGAGCAGCGAAACCATGCTTTGCGTATCGGCGCCAACAGCAAGCTCAATGTAAGCTTCGTCCACGAATACCGGTACTTTTTCGGATACGCGCGAGCAGAAGTCGAGCAGGTCCTGGCCTTTGGTAATGGCGCCGGTCGGGTTGTTGGGGTTACAAACATAAACGAGCTTCGTATCCTTATCGATCGCCGCTTCCATCGCTTTCAGGTCGTGCGACCAGTCCGCAGTGCAGGGAACGGCCTTCCATGTAGCGCCAACCGATTTCGCGACGCTTACGAGCGACATGTAGCAAGGATCGGCCGAAACGATATTGCCGCCTTTCATGAAAGTTACCAATGCCACTTTTTCGAGCAGGTCGGAAGAGCCGGGGCCCATCATGATGTGGTCGGCCGGAACGCCTTCTTTTTTGGCGATTTTATCGATCAGGTCATACATTTCTTTCCATGCATAACGGTTGCCGTTTTTAACGGATTCGGCTACCGCTTTCTGTGCCGACATGGGCGGGCCATAAGGATTTTCGTTCGCACTTAACTTGGCAATGATCTTGGGCGCTTTGAAATCAGCCGGCAGGAAATGCTCCCTCACCATTGGGCTGCGGTAAATGCGGTTCTCGGGGTCCAGGGATAATGGGGTATTCTCGAATGCGCCGGCAGTAAGGTGTGGTGCCACGGCGATGCCGCCCAATGCCATTAATCCGGATTTTAACAGGTTACGACGGTCGATTTTTTGGTTCATTGTTCAATTGTTTAAGTACGTGACGATCATATGTAAGGAGTAAAAATCTTCTTTCAAGTTACAAAGAAACGGGCCAATAGAGAAGCATATGTTCTTTGTATTTCAATTAGTTAGCTTGTACCTGCGAGAATCGCGTAAATGCGATTCCCTTGTAGCTTCCCGACCAGGATATTTTGGTGATACTGCCCGCTTTCGGTGCCGTAATACCCAGGTCGGCCCAGGTTTTTTCCAGTTTTACCAAACCCTGCGCATCGGAAGTAACCTCGCCAAGCACGGCGCCCGTGCGGAGGGTGATTTTAATGCTGAGGTTCGGTACCGGAATCGAGTCGATGCCTTTGGTATGGTCGAGAATGTTGGTTTTGTCGAGTTCCAGCAGTCGGGCTGAGAGCGTCAGCTTTTCGGCGTTGGCCGAGTAGGTTACGGTCGGTTCGCTGGCGATAGGCGCTCCAAAGGGCGCACCGACGATGTCCACCAATACCGGGGCCACGTCGCGGTCGAGGAACGGATCTTCTTCTTTGCAGGACGCAAACCCGAGCGACAATGCGGCCAGCGCGGAAAGGAAAAGCGATTTGATATTTTTCATATTCATCGAAGTCTTGAAATTGGAAATAAACCGTTACTTCTCGGCCCACCACAGTTTGGTCTTCATATCGTCGGCGCCGCCGTTGAATTTGACACCATCCGCTACGGATGTCGCATTCAGCGAATATTCGGATGCCGGGTAATTGAAGCGGGTAGGCAGAATGCCGCCGTTGTTCAGCACCGCGCGGGGATCGGGGGCAGGGAAAACCGGGAAGCCCGTTCTGCGCCATTCGATCCACGCTTCCACGCCTTGCCCGAAGAGCGAGATCCATTTCTGTTCGAGCACTTTTTCCTTGCTGACCGGCCCTGCCTTGGTCAGGTAGCCGGCAGGCGGGGTGAGGCCGTATTGTGCGAAGGAAGCAGTGATACCCGTTTCGAAATACTTTTTGGCGTCGCCCGTAATGTCGCCGTCCAGGGCCGCTTCGGCTAGAATGAAGTTCAGGTCCGCATAAGTCATGATCACCTCCGGCGCCGCAGCATCGGTGAATGCCTTCCCTATGGTGGAGCTGGTAGCGAGGTAGCCGGTGGCAATAGCATCGGGCAGGCCGTTGGCGTGGCCCTGGTACAGCCCGTCTTTATTAGGATTGGCATACACGGTAATGCGGGTATCGCCCAATGCGTTCATCTTGTCGGCCAGTGTTTTGCTGATGTTCCAGTCGGTCCGCCCGCCCTGGATCAGGATCTGGTTCCATTCATTGTTGCTGGGGAGTACCGCGGTGCATTTCAGTGAAGCATTATCGGCATTGCTGGTGAAAATCGGGAACTTGGCCGCATCGCCGAGGATTTCGGCAAAAATGGCTTTCGACTCGGCGGGCTTTTTGGCGGCCTGACGGTTAGCGAGGCGCAGGCGGAGCGAGTTCGCGAATTTTTTCCACTTTAAAATATCCCCTTCATACAAAATATCGCCTGCGATGGCCGGCCCACCGACAGTCAGTTTTTCGTTGGCCGTTTTCAGGTCGTTGAGCAAACCTGCATAGATGGTTTCCATCGAATCGTATTTCGGCGTGTAAACCGGATCGCTGGCCGTGCCTTTAATGGCATCGGTGTAGGGAATGGAGCCATACATGTCGGTAAGCAGGGAGAATACCCAGGTGCGCATAACGAGCGCAACCCCTTCATAATTAGCGTTAGGTGAAGCGGACTGGGCGTTAGTCAGGTTGATAATGCGCTGAAAATTCAATAGGCCATCGTTGAAAAAACCCTTCCAGTTATTGGCCAGCAATGCGGGTGAAACGGTGTAATCGTCGCCCTCGTTGCTGTAAATGTTGCGGGTCAGATGCTGTACGTACAATTCGGCGGCGTCGATATTGATGCGCTCGAAGCGGTCGCGGTGGCCCCAGTAGCGGTCTACGGATGTTTCGATGCCGGTAGGGAGCAAGTATTGCGGGCCGATGGACGTGGGACTGTTCGGGCTCACGTTCATGCTGTCGAAATCCTTGGTACAGCTGGTGATGCTCAATGCGCCTGCAAGGGCAGTCATCCAGATGTTTTTATGGGTCAAAATGCTTTTCATTTCGTAATGCTTTTAGGTCTTCAAATAATTTGGATCAGAACGACAGCGACAGATTTGCACCGATGCTGCGCGAACTCGGCAGTTCGCCGTACCCGAACCCTTGCTGGTTACCACCCTTCGCGTCGATCTCCGGATCGATATGCGGGGTATTTTTGAAGATCATCCAAACGTTCCGTCCCACGAGCGAGATCTTGGCCGACTGGATTTTTACCTTTTTCAAAAGCGACGGACTGAAAGCGTAGCCGAGCGACACTTCCCGCAGTTTCACATAGCTTGCGTCGAAAATCGCCGACTCGTGGTAATTACGCGGGTTGGAATAGCCATAAAGCTGATTGGCAGTTACGATAATGTCGTTGGGAACATAGGATTTGGAACCATCGGCTGCCGTCACCTCACGTACGCCCTTGCCGATCACTCCTTCCTCCCGGCCAAGTGCCGTTTCGGCATACTGGCCCGTCCAGCGGGCGGTTCCCGTCCCTTCGTCGTAAATATCGCCACCCATGCGTACGTCCACCAACGCGCTCAGCGACCAGCCTTTGTAGTTCAGCGTGTTCAGCATACCGCCGATCCAGTCGGGCTGAATATTGCCCAGTTTTTGCCCGGCGACTGTCAGTGGCAGGCCGTTCGCGCCGTAAACGATCTGCCCGTTGTATTTCTGGAAGCCCACGCCGTAGAATGTACCATAAGGCTGGCCTACGCGTGCTTCCGATGACATGCCGCGCTGCGTTGCGAGCGTGTAGGTGGTGAGGCCTTCCGCCAGTTCGACCACCTTGTTGCGGTTGCGCGCCCAGTTCAATGATACGTCCCAGCTGAAACCGCCCGGCAGCTTCACGGGCGTTCCGCTGATGGAGATTTCCACGCCTTTGTTGGTTATTTTACCTGCATTCAGGATGCGGGTATTGTAGCCGCTCGCTTTGGAAATTTCCACGCCCAGGATCTGGTCTTTGGTGGTCTGGTTGTAATAGGTAACATCCAGACCGATCTTCCCTTTCAAAAAGCGCAAATCCGCACCCAATTCGAGGCCGGTGGTGATCTCCGGTTTCAGGCCGCTGTTCGCGATCTCGATGTTTTCGGAGAATTTGGGCACCGCGCCGTTCCACGAACCTTTGGCCAGATAGGTTTGTGCCAATTGGTAAGGTGTCGCGTCATTACCCACCTGGGCAAAGCTGGCGCGTACTTTGCCGAATGTGAACACATTGCTTTTTACATCGAACAATTCCGTTAACACCGCGCTCAGCGAAGCGGAAGGGTAGAAGTAAGAGCGCGCGTTGGCAGGCAATGTGCTCGACCAGTCGTTACGGGCTGTCAAATCGAGGAACAATGCATCCTTCCAGGAAAGGTTAGCCGTTCCGAACAAGCTCTGCGTTTCCGATTTGCGGATCTCCGATTCGATCGTATTCTGGCTTGGCACCGAGTTGCCGGCATTATACAAGCCGTCCACCACCATTTCGCCTACATAGAAATAGTTTCTTTTGTAATAATTCGTGCGTTTGATACCGCCTGCCTGCACATTCAACCCGAAATCCGCCGAGATATTCTTGTTGTAAGTCAACATGAAATCCGAGTTGGTTTCCTGACTGCGGAGTACTTCTTCCGAATAGCGGCCCGGTGTGCGCACGCCATTGCGGACGCGCAGGAAGTTCGACACGTTGATGCGCGTATCGGTCCAGTAATCGGTCCCCGTCCGGATCATCAGGCTTAGCGACGGCAATATCTTGTAATTCAATGCAATGTTGCCTAGCAGACGGTCCTTTTCGTTGCTCTGAGGAAGGCGTTTTTGCGAGAAATACGGGTTGGTAAAGAAGGTATGCTGCCAGTTTGGCGGTTCGGTGTCGTTGCCGCGCTGATTGTGCATGCCGATATAGCTCTCATAATCCCGCAGTTGCGCCCATGAAACGTGCCGGTGCGACCAGATGAATTCCTGTCCGCTACCATAGCTCTTGTTGTCGGAACCCGATTTGATATACTCGCCTGAAAGCGTAACGCTCAGGTTCTTCGTCAGGTTATAGCCCGAGTTGATGCGAAAGTTATTCCGGTGGAAATCATTGTAGTACATAATGCCCGTTTGGTCCACACGGCTCAGGCCAAGGCGGAAATAGCCTTTGTCGTTGCCGCCGTTGAGTGCGATGCTGTTCGTTATCGTGCGGCCGGTATTCCAGTACTCGTCCCAGTTGTCAGGCTGAGGAGTCAGTGGTGCAACATCGTCACCCGTCCACCACTGTCTCACCAGGCGCCCGTCCATCGGAGCTCCCCAGCTTTCATCGGTCCCTTCCGATCCCACGAGGGGGTATCTTGCGTCATAAACGGCGCGGTATTGCGCAATTTCCGCCGGATCGGTGATGTTGCCGCTCCATCCGTCGGTATACCAGGTACGGTAGCCATTGCCCCCGCCGTAAGTGTTCTGAAATTTCGGTTTGATCCACGGGCGCTCGAAAGTGATGTTGGAGTTGATATCCACACCGAGCCCTTTCGTGCCCTGGCCGTTTTTGGTGGTAATCAAAATAACGCCGTTGGCGGCACGCGAGCCATACAATGCGGCCGCGTTGGGGCCTTTGAGCACCGACATTTCCTTGATATTGTCGGGGTTGATCTCGGAAATACCGCCGCCCCAGGTCTTGTTCGTTGTCTGCTCCATAGGCACGCCGTCGATGACGATCAGCGGCTGGTTATTGCCCGAAACGGACGATGCGCCACGGATCTGGATCGTGGAGCCGCTGCCAGGGCCGCCGTTCGACTGCACCCGAACACCGGCAATTTTACCGGAAAGCGCATTCGCCACGTTCGTCGACCGTGACTCCGTGAGTGCGCTTCCTTTTACTTCCTGTACTGTATATCCCAACGCCTTTTTCTCACGCTCTATACCGAATGCGGTCACGACCACCTCGGCGAGCTGTCGCGTGTCGGCGTCCAGCTTGATGTCAAATTTGGTTTGGTTGCCGATCGGCATTTCTTTGATCAGAAAGCCCACATAAGAGATGACGAGTACGCCGTCACCGGGAACCGAAAAGCTGAAATTACCGTCAGCATCAGCATTTGTACCCACATTGGTGCCTTTATAAATGATTGACGCGCCTGCAAGTCCGAGACCATCTTCGGCCGCCGTCACCTTTCCGGTCAGCTGGCGCACTTGTGCGTAAGCGAGCGGGGAACACAGACAAGCCCATATAAATAAGAGTAGAACTTTACGCATGGGGAATCAGGGTTAAATTGTTAGGTGTTCGGTGGTAGTAGGAGGGGAAAAAAAGTTATGGCTGTGTGGCGTCCACACTTCCGTGCGCCGCACACACTTTCGCGTGGACAGAACAACACAGCCATAAGCTTGCAACACTGCTTTTCCGGAAAGCAATACCCTCTTTAATCGAGGACAAACAGGTCGAAACGTTTTGGCAGGCGATGAAAAAGCCCGGCGTCGACAAGCGGTGTTTGTCCACGGTATCAAGAAACCTGTATTAAAAAAATTATATCGTATCGGAGCGTAACTTACCCGGAGCCCGTGTTTCGGTTCATCCGGCTTTCAGCAAGTTCCTCTCAACACGGTCGGATATATTCATGTGCGGCCGGAATATATCCTCGGTTTAGAAGTTCTGTCATTCGTTTAATGACTTTTCAAATATACTGACAATGTCAAATAATGCAAGAGATTAAATTTAAAAAATGAAGTTTTTTGCAATAAAAATTGGTCATTTAAAATGAATACAGACTATTATTGTAAAATTTTGATAAATAGTTTTACTAAACTGATTTTCGTCGCTTTCTATTGGTTTTGTAGACTAATGCTTTGAATTTGTAGTCGTAATGGCTTAAAATATAGGTGTTTACCGAAATGCGGTTCTTGTAAAATTGGAACATGAGGTTTACCTGACTGATTTCAGCATATCCAAACATGCAAACGTGTGCAACAACAAAAAAAGAGCGCGCCGGTTGAAGGACGCTCTTTGGCTTATATTGAAATAGTTATATTTCGATGTCAGGGCTGGTCGATAAATCGCTTTAAAATAGGATGGTAGGAATCCACGCGACGGTCGCGCAGGAATGGCCAGGTGGTGCGATAAAAATCCAGCTTGTCGAGATCCAGTTCCTCCACGTGTGTTACTTCGCCTTCGTGCGGTGCGAGGTAGAGCAGCCTTCCTTGCGGGTTGGCGATGAACGAGCCGCCCCAGAACTGCTGATCGGCTTCGCGGCCTACGCGGTTTACGGCCACCACGTACACGCCATTCGCCACGGCATGGCCTCGCTGCACCGTTTGCCACGCGCCGTATTGCTCTTCATTGATAACGGGGTCCTTTTCGTTAACATCCCAGCCGATGGCGGTAGGATAGAAGAGGATTTCCGCGCCCATGAGGCTGGTAATGCGGGCGGCTTCGGGGTACCACTGGTCCCAGCAGATGAGCACGCCGATTTTGGCAAATTGGGTATTGAAAATCCGGTAGCCGTCGGTATCCTGCCCGGTTACGGGAGCGTCGCCTGGCGTAAAATAGAATTTTTCGTAGTAGCCCGGATCGTCGGGAATGTGCATTTTGCGGTATTTGCCCAGGTAGGCACCGTCGGCGTCGAGCACGGCGGTGGTGTTATGGTAAAGTCCATGCGCCCGTTTCTCGAACAGCGAGGCGATGATCACCACGCCCAATTCTTTCGCCAATGCACCCAGCGCCTCCGTCGACGGGCCGGGGATGGCTTCGGCCAGGGAAAAATTCGAGTGGTCTTCCACATCGCAGAAATAGAGCGATTTGAAGAGTTCTTGCAGACAGACGATATTCGCGCCTTTTTGCGCGGCTTCGCGGATTTTTTCGGTAGCCTTCTGAAAGTTAGCATCAACGTCCGAAGTGCAGCTCATTTGCACCAGACCAATGTTTACCTTTTTTGCCATTTTGGGTGTTTGTGTGGATGAACGGTTTGTCGGGAATGCAACACCAATTTTACCGCGGGAGTTCTGGGCGAGGGAAATCGAACGAAATATCGTTCATGCATTTGAAATGGCCTTTCGGACATTTGCTATAACCGATCTTGGAGCATGGCCGGCAACCGAGGCCTTTCACTTCGAGCTTTTCGAATGCGGTCCGGTAGGGGTACATGCCGAATTCAGGAATGGTATTGCCCCAGATCGAATATACTTTTTTCCGGAAGGCGGCCGCAACGTGCATTAAGCCGGTGTCGTGCGAGAAAACGATCAATGCCTTTTGAATTAATGAAGCCGATTGGTTGAAATTGTATTTACCGCAAGCATTGAAAATTTGTCGATCCCCTAATGCATTGCGGATGGCTTCGCCCGCTTCGAAATCTTCCGGTCCGCCCAGCAAAATCACCGGATGATTAATCTTCCGGCATAGTTCGATCATCCTTGGTACCGGCATTTTTTTAGTGAAATGCTGCCCGCCGATCGCGTAGGCGACGTAGCTATTCCGGTGCGTTTCGGGAAGCCATTCCCGTTCGATCTGATCTTTATAAGGAATAAAATAGTCGAGCCCCTCGCCGTCGTTCCGGATGTTGAATGCTTTAAGGGTATCCAGGCAGCGGTCTACAATGTGCACATTCGGCAGGTAATCGACTTTAAACCGGGTCATCAGCCACTTTTGTACATTCAGCTTCTCGAAACTGAATGCGGGCACTCCAAGCGCCCATTTAATGCGGAGGGTGCGGATATTGCGGTGCAGGTCGATGATGTAGTCGAACTTTTCCTTTTTGAGTTGCGACAAGATCTCATGGGTATTCTTGTCCAGCAGCCATATTTTATCGACGTAGGGATTGTCACGTAGCAGGAAATCGAATTTGCTTTTGGTAAAATAGTGGAT harbors:
- a CDS encoding GH25 family lysozyme, whose product is MAKKKTRSSGSKVKYLKPLPAKGWAIIAAIVAVVGGLIWWSDKTDENQWEFISKFGIKLPLRYAVHGIDVSHHNARINWDKLKKARSGNVGIDFVYIKATEGATHLDRQFKRNWAEAKRVGMKRGAYHFYNPRVMSDRQADNFIGQVRMEPGDLPPVLDLEVNGGKPDDIIIKGVRNWLTLIEAHYGVKPIIYVNEHYYKKYIAGNFDEYPLWLAGYSRTHLNDLASDAHVLFWQHSEKGWVDGIRGFVDYNVYLHERTDWENLADR
- a CDS encoding agmatine deiminase family protein; protein product: MTANIASSTPRELGFTFPAEWAPHRATWLTFPHNDASWQGDRLAKMRPQYLAFIKAISQGENVGIIAHDEPLKQFITGELVKTGVDLAKIEFIVKPTNDAWCRDHGPSFVVNPETGEKMIVDWGHNAWGGKYPPYDDDNRTPRAVAEYLNLPVVNPGIIMEGGSVEFNGAGSLLTSKSCLLNPNRNPHLKQGQIEQILCDYYGIEQVLWVEDGIVGDDTDGHIDDTTRFVNEDTIVACVETDRSDENFAVLNTNLEMLKEMRLLNGKQPNIIELPMPKAVIIDDFRTPGSYANFLICNAGVIVPVFNNPHDQIAIDILEKAFNGKKIIPLLATEIIWGQGSFHCLSQQEPLV
- a CDS encoding histidinol-phosphate transaminase — its product is MNQKIDRRNLLKSGLMALGGIAVAPHLTAGAFENTPLSLDPENRIYRSPMVREHFLPADFKAPKIIAKLSANENPYGPPMSAQKAVAESVKNGNRYAWKEMYDLIDKIAKKEGVPADHIMMGPGSSDLLEKVALVTFMKGGNIVSADPCYMSLVSVAKSVGATWKAVPCTADWSHDLKAMEAAIDKDTKLVYVCNPNNPTGAITKGQDLLDFCSRVSEKVPVFVDEAYIELAVGADTQSMVSLLGQKKNVIIARTFSKIMGMAGIRVGYIAAQPEFLEGINKITRGGMGISYTSIFAASASLDDKDFQGNTRKLNHEAKTYLYENLDKMGYKYIPSYTNFVLFPISIPGKELLSKMTAKGIAVRSFDVQNKPWCRVSIGTMDEMKAFVGALGALS
- a CDS encoding SusD/RagB family nutrient-binding outer membrane lipoprotein, whose amino-acid sequence is MKSILTHKNIWMTALAGALSITSCTKDFDSMNVSPNSPTSIGPQYLLPTGIETSVDRYWGHRDRFERINIDAAELYVQHLTRNIYSNEGDDYTVSPALLANNWKGFFNDGLLNFQRIINLTNAQSASPNANYEGVALVMRTWVFSLLTDMYGSIPYTDAIKGTASDPVYTPKYDSMETIYAGLLNDLKTANEKLTVGGPAIAGDILYEGDILKWKKFANSLRLRLANRQAAKKPAESKAIFAEILGDAAKFPIFTSNADNASLKCTAVLPSNNEWNQILIQGGRTDWNISKTLADKMNALGDTRITVYANPNKDGLYQGHANGLPDAIATGYLATSSTIGKAFTDAAAPEVIMTYADLNFILAEAALDGDITGDAKKYFETGITASFAQYGLTPPAGYLTKAGPVSKEKVLEQKWISLFGQGVEAWIEWRRTGFPVFPAPDPRAVLNNGGILPTRFNYPASEYSLNATSVADGVKFNGGADDMKTKLWWAEK